A region from the Niveispirillum cyanobacteriorum genome encodes:
- the cysG gene encoding siroheme synthase CysG → MLHLSSRPDPASPMPYFPVFLDLRGRSVLLAGGGDAAASKARLLARAGADILLLAREVGEEMLELLEGGVIRRRETEFRPELLDGAVIAIDGSGDPDLTDRIRSAAFTRNVPVNVVDVPEQCDFTVPAILDRSPVIVAVSTGGGAPALSRNIRQRLEAAIPAGYAGLARAAQRARASVRDALSTTRDRQRFWDRVLSGTLADRLMTMEEDGAVEEIMAELKHFIAGGRDEGGAVTLVGAGPGDPGLLTLSAARAIGSADIILHDALVPDSILALARRETRLVSVGKRAGCRSVPQEFTNRLMATCARKGLRVVRLKGGDPFIFGRAGEEAEFLRGQGVAVTVIPGITAAMGAAAQLGLPLTHRGVARSMRVVTAHCRTSGETESIDWTKLADPGTTLALYMGRDRLGDIASSLIKAGLPPDTPAALIANACRPDAEVRFATIAALPHAPALTNPGAPSLILVGDAVAHAPGWAVENATNVPRITAYA, encoded by the coding sequence ATGCTGCACCTGTCGTCGCGGCCTGATCCGGCAAGCCCCATGCCCTATTTCCCCGTGTTCCTCGACCTGCGGGGCCGATCCGTCCTGCTGGCCGGCGGCGGCGATGCGGCGGCGTCCAAGGCCCGCCTGCTGGCCCGCGCCGGGGCGGATATCCTGCTTCTGGCTAGGGAAGTGGGGGAGGAGATGCTGGAGCTGCTGGAAGGCGGGGTGATCCGGCGGCGGGAGACGGAATTCCGACCGGAATTGCTGGACGGGGCCGTCATCGCCATCGACGGATCGGGCGACCCCGACCTGACCGACCGTATCCGCTCTGCCGCATTCACCCGCAACGTCCCCGTCAATGTCGTGGATGTGCCCGAACAGTGTGATTTCACGGTGCCGGCCATCCTGGACCGCTCACCCGTCATCGTTGCTGTCTCCACCGGCGGCGGTGCCCCGGCGCTCTCCCGCAATATCCGGCAACGGCTGGAGGCGGCGATCCCCGCCGGCTATGCCGGTTTGGCGCGGGCGGCACAGCGGGCACGGGCCAGCGTGCGCGACGCCCTGTCCACCACCCGCGACCGGCAGCGTTTCTGGGACCGCGTCCTGTCCGGCACCCTGGCCGACCGGTTGATGACGATGGAGGAGGACGGGGCCGTGGAGGAGATCATGGCTGAACTGAAGCACTTCATCGCCGGCGGGCGGGATGAGGGCGGGGCCGTGACCCTGGTCGGTGCCGGTCCCGGCGATCCGGGCCTGCTGACCCTGAGTGCGGCCCGCGCCATCGGGTCCGCCGATATCATCCTGCATGACGCGTTGGTGCCTGACAGCATCCTGGCGCTGGCGCGGCGGGAAACGCGGCTGGTGTCGGTGGGCAAACGCGCAGGCTGCCGCTCCGTCCCGCAGGAATTCACCAACCGCCTGATGGCCACCTGCGCCAGGAAGGGGCTGCGCGTGGTGCGGTTGAAGGGCGGCGACCCCTTCATCTTTGGCCGCGCCGGCGAAGAAGCGGAATTCCTGCGCGGCCAGGGCGTGGCGGTGACCGTGATCCCCGGTATCACGGCAGCGATGGGGGCGGCGGCACAGCTGGGCCTGCCGCTGACCCATCGCGGCGTGGCGCGGTCCATGCGCGTCGTCACCGCCCATTGCCGGACCTCTGGTGAAACAGAGTCCATCGACTGGACGAAGCTGGCCGATCCCGGAACCACGCTGGCGCTGTATATGGGCCGTGATCGGCTGGGCGATATTGCTTCCAGCCTGATCAAGGCGGGCCTGCCGCCCGACACGCCCGCCGCCCTGATCGCCAATGCCTGCCGCCCCGACGCGGAGGTGCGGTTCGCAACCATCGCTGCCCTGCCCCACGCCCCTGCCCTGACCAACCCCGGCGCGCCGTCGCTGATCCTGGTGGGGGATGCGGTGGCGCATGCGCCGGGGTGGGCAGTGGAGAACGCGACCAATGTTCCGCGGATTACGGCTTACGCCTAA
- a CDS encoding alpha-galactosidase: MSPVSVPDFVRLDGGNVSLVLDCRGPSPVALYWGPGLDAGADGSMLDLLAAREDAPCSPLVAAPLALTPLAGQGFPGRPGLLAHGDGRRWASYTRISGVRRPDGASVEIDSVDDANALTLTHHLRLDRHGMLTGWTQIRNDGPGLLDVEWLSAPVLPLPPDMADWVTFEGRWAGEYRQRTQARVMGAVVKENRRGRTSHDAYPGILAQAAGAGDQAGDVYALHLGWSGNHRLYADTLSDGRAYVQMGELFMPGEMRLAEGTTYRTPTLYAACSATGRNGISACFHDHVRDRPDHARLRAKPRPVHYNTWEAVYFDHDPALLLKLVDEAAAVGVERFVLDDGWFKGRRNDRAGLGDWYVDEAIYPEGLHPIVARVRERGMEFGLWVEPEMVNPDSDLYRAHPDWVLGTPPAPQLIFRNQLVLDASRADVQDYLFARLDALLRDYPISYLKWDMNRDISHPGGADGQAAAHAHVQGLYALLRRLRDAYPGVEIESCSAGGGRADLGVLALTDRVWASDSNDALDRLTIQRGLSTFLPPELIGSHVGPTDCHITGRRVAMATRVATALFFHMGLEVDLLGLTDTERTELSAGIALHKQYRPLLHEGRLIRLDRPANEEAFGIIAPDGSRALYSYTLLSEQAGYFPGRLRLAGLDPDAHYRLRLIWPDVAQKSPLFSALRDGAIFTGSTLINAGPQLPRLHPQSAMILELVRVSPPI, translated from the coding sequence ATGTCGCCCGTCAGCGTCCCTGATTTTGTACGCCTGGATGGCGGCAACGTCTCGCTTGTCCTGGATTGCCGTGGGCCGTCGCCGGTGGCGCTGTATTGGGGACCGGGGCTGGATGCGGGGGCCGATGGTTCCATGCTGGACCTGCTGGCCGCACGCGAAGATGCGCCCTGTTCGCCCCTGGTGGCGGCACCCTTGGCCTTGACACCGCTGGCTGGGCAGGGCTTTCCGGGCCGCCCCGGTCTTCTGGCCCATGGCGACGGGCGGCGGTGGGCGAGCTATACGCGCATCTCCGGGGTTCGCCGGCCGGATGGGGCCAGCGTGGAAATTGACAGTGTCGATGATGCCAACGCCCTGACCCTGACCCATCATCTGCGCCTGGACCGCCATGGTATGCTGACCGGCTGGACCCAGATCCGCAATGACGGGCCGGGCCTGCTGGATGTGGAATGGCTGTCGGCCCCTGTCCTGCCGCTGCCGCCCGATATGGCGGATTGGGTCACGTTTGAAGGGCGGTGGGCCGGGGAATACCGCCAACGGACCCAGGCCCGCGTGATGGGTGCCGTGGTGAAGGAAAACCGCCGGGGCCGCACATCGCACGATGCCTATCCGGGTATCCTGGCACAAGCGGCCGGGGCAGGGGATCAGGCGGGCGATGTGTACGCCCTGCATCTGGGGTGGAGCGGTAACCATCGTCTTTACGCCGATACCTTGTCCGATGGCCGCGCCTATGTGCAGATGGGTGAATTGTTCATGCCTGGCGAAATGCGTCTGGCGGAAGGCACCACCTATCGCACACCCACCCTTTACGCCGCCTGCTCCGCGACGGGGCGCAACGGCATTTCCGCCTGTTTCCACGATCATGTGCGCGACCGGCCCGACCATGCCCGCCTACGCGCCAAGCCGCGGCCCGTGCATTATAATACCTGGGAAGCCGTCTATTTCGACCATGACCCGGCCTTGCTGCTGAAACTGGTGGATGAAGCCGCAGCGGTTGGCGTGGAACGGTTCGTTCTGGATGATGGCTGGTTCAAGGGCCGGCGCAATGACCGCGCGGGGCTTGGCGACTGGTATGTCGATGAAGCGATCTATCCCGAGGGGTTGCATCCGATTGTGGCGCGGGTCCGCGAACGCGGCATGGAATTCGGCCTGTGGGTCGAGCCGGAAATGGTCAATCCCGACAGCGACCTGTACCGCGCCCATCCTGATTGGGTGCTGGGCACGCCGCCGGCCCCGCAACTGATCTTCCGCAATCAGCTGGTCCTGGATGCCAGCCGCGCCGATGTGCAGGACTATCTGTTTGCGCGGCTGGATGCGTTGCTGCGCGACTACCCCATCTCCTACCTGAAATGGGATATGAACCGCGATATCAGCCATCCCGGCGGGGCCGATGGTCAGGCCGCCGCGCATGCACATGTGCAGGGGCTTTACGCCCTGCTGCGCCGCCTGCGCGATGCCTATCCGGGGGTGGAGATTGAAAGCTGTTCGGCCGGTGGCGGCCGCGCCGACCTGGGCGTGCTGGCGCTGACCGACCGCGTCTGGGCGTCCGACAGCAATGATGCGCTGGATCGGCTGACGATTCAGCGCGGCCTCTCCACCTTCCTGCCACCGGAACTGATCGGGTCGCATGTCGGCCCCACCGATTGCCATATTACGGGCCGCCGCGTCGCCATGGCCACCCGCGTGGCGACCGCCCTGTTCTTCCATATGGGGCTGGAGGTGGACCTGCTGGGCCTCACCGACACTGAACGCACCGAACTGTCCGCCGGCATTGCCCTGCACAAGCAGTACCGCCCGCTGCTGCATGAAGGCCGCCTGATCCGTCTGGACCGGCCCGCCAATGAAGAAGCATTCGGCATCATCGCCCCTGACGGGTCACGGGCACTGTACAGCTACACGCTGCTCAGCGAACAGGCTGGCTACTTCCCCGGTCGCCTGCGCCTGGCCGGTCTGGACCCGGACGCCCATTATCGCCTGCGCCTGATCTGGCCCGACGTCGCCCAGAAATCACCCCTGTTCAGCGCCTTGCGCGACGGCGCCATCTTCACCGGTTCCACCCTGATCAATGCCGGCCCGCAGCTTCCCCGCCTGCACCCGCAATCCGCCATGATCCTGGAGCTGGTGCGCGTATCCCCGCCGATCTGA
- a CDS encoding replication initiation protein — protein sequence MSEPSLSIVATQTARRKKLSGTLIKATALVEVRATGNEDLRLSDRKLFNHLLAIAAPNIGKTTRHNTHLSDIRRFAAEARDAASHGDTNFWLKESLTRLQKVLVQYDVLGSDGRTWVSDHLLGRVTINEVTGELTFEFPEEVAQRLVEPALYSALSLSVIYQFTSKYALTLYEILKRYADRKATEPYWSAKIDEVRDVLGCRDKLKDFKDLRKKALDPAIQEINELAEFSVEMDEVRQGRGGNGGRVVGLVFRVRGKDVGELEKAVKTAAKPKVQRQGEAAEKMAAAAEARQIKQRSVIAALRWLEAADFNTRKAWAERAAQLGVTLPAAATAPTNLKKWVPTIADTVVAEEKLQV from the coding sequence GTGTCGGAACCATCACTATCGATTGTGGCGACGCAGACCGCCCGCCGCAAGAAATTGAGTGGGACCTTGATCAAGGCCACCGCCCTTGTGGAGGTGCGGGCGACCGGCAATGAGGATCTGCGCCTTTCTGATCGCAAGCTGTTCAACCATCTGCTGGCCATCGCCGCTCCCAATATCGGCAAGACAACCCGCCATAACACGCATCTATCGGACATCCGGCGCTTTGCCGCAGAGGCGCGGGACGCCGCGTCGCATGGCGACACCAACTTCTGGCTCAAGGAAAGTCTGACCCGGTTGCAGAAGGTCTTGGTGCAATATGATGTGCTGGGGTCCGATGGCCGCACCTGGGTGTCGGACCATCTGCTGGGCCGCGTCACCATCAATGAGGTGACGGGCGAACTTACCTTCGAATTCCCGGAGGAGGTGGCGCAGCGGTTGGTGGAGCCGGCGCTGTATTCGGCCCTGTCCTTGTCGGTGATCTATCAGTTCACCAGCAAATATGCCCTCACCCTCTATGAAATCCTGAAGCGCTACGCCGACCGCAAGGCGACGGAGCCGTACTGGAGCGCCAAGATCGATGAGGTGCGCGACGTTCTGGGCTGCCGTGACAAGCTGAAAGATTTCAAGGACCTGCGCAAAAAGGCCCTCGACCCCGCCATCCAGGAGATCAACGAACTGGCCGAGTTCAGCGTCGAGATGGACGAGGTCCGGCAAGGGCGCGGCGGGAATGGCGGGCGCGTCGTGGGGCTGGTTTTCCGGGTGCGGGGCAAGGATGTGGGCGAGCTGGAAAAGGCCGTGAAGACCGCTGCCAAGCCCAAGGTCCAACGCCAGGGCGAAGCGGCGGAAAAGATGGCCGCCGCTGCCGAGGCCCGGCAGATCAAGCAGCGCAGCGTCATCGCGGCCCTGCGCTGGCTGGAGGCCGCCGACTTCAACACCCGCAAGGCCTGGGCCGAACGGGCGGCACAGCTGGGCGTCACCCTGCCCGCCGCCGCCACCGCCCCCACCAACCTGAAGAAATGGGTGCCCACCATCGCTGATACGGTGGTGGCGGAGGAAAAGCTGCAGGTTTGA
- a CDS encoding nitrate reductase translates to MSTTEIRTTCPYCGVGCGLVVSRARDGWVVGGDPDHPANKGRLCSKGAALIDTVNAEASGDVRLLYPEVAGQRVTWDKAIAEVAGRLSATLAEHGPDAIAFYVSGQLLTEDYYVANKLLKGFIGSPHIDTNSRLCMASTVAGHKRAFGADVVPACYEDLEIADLVILVGSNLAWCHPVLAQRLRTAKRDRGTRVVLIDPRGTASSDLADLHLALKPGSDVALFNGLLAHLDSADAIDRAYVLRHVTGLEAALETAREDAGDVAQTCGLDPADIATFYDWFTTTPRTVTVFSQGVNQSSRGTDKVNAIINCHLATGRVGKPGSSPFSVTGQPNAMGGREVGGLANQLAAHMNPDDPADVDRLRRFWNAPALKGGQGLKAVDMFRAIREGRIKALWIMATNPAVSLPEATLVREALKICPTIIVSDIVGSTDSLDYAHIRLPALGWGEKDGTVTNSERRISRQRPFRAGPGEARADWWIMSKVAAVMGYGAAFAWRTAGEIFREHAILSGFENDGLRAFDIATWGRKREADYAAMQPFQWPMPAGATRGTERMYADGRFTHTNGRARMLAVRHIPPVERASLRFPLIANTGRYRDQWHTMTRTGLSARLSAHRPEPLLEIHPSDAQTADLLEGELARVISLQGEAVLRVAITDAQRPGQVFIPMHWSDTLSARGGIGRLIAPHTDPVSGQPESKHVPVRVERFITAWAGLFFTTRQHDLSAIPYWVRQEAGACRIYELAGDDAPALSGLSDCEVLDFTDPARDITRRAWVKEGKLVAALFLAPERPEISRDWLSALFAKPTLTPLDRARLLAGRAPETEAADDGPIVCSCHAVGRNRIMKTAASRPACSVADIGKLTGAGTGCGSCLPEIKEILRHAAPVVAA, encoded by the coding sequence ATGTCCACCACCGAAATCCGCACCACCTGCCCCTATTGCGGTGTCGGCTGCGGGCTGGTTGTCAGCCGGGCGCGGGATGGCTGGGTGGTGGGGGGTGATCCCGACCACCCGGCCAACAAGGGCCGCCTCTGTTCCAAGGGGGCGGCCCTGATCGACACGGTCAATGCCGAGGCTTCGGGTGATGTCCGCCTTCTGTACCCGGAAGTGGCGGGCCAGCGCGTCACCTGGGACAAGGCGATTGCAGAGGTGGCGGGCCGGCTGTCCGCGACCCTGGCCGAACATGGCCCCGACGCCATCGCCTTCTATGTCTCCGGTCAGCTACTGACGGAGGATTATTATGTCGCCAACAAGCTGCTGAAGGGTTTCATCGGCAGCCCGCATATCGACACCAATTCCCGGCTCTGCATGGCCTCCACCGTCGCCGGCCATAAACGCGCCTTCGGGGCCGATGTGGTGCCGGCCTGTTATGAGGATCTGGAGATTGCCGATCTGGTCATCCTGGTCGGGTCGAACCTCGCCTGGTGTCACCCCGTCCTGGCACAGCGCCTGCGCACCGCCAAGCGCGACCGGGGCACGCGCGTCGTCCTGATCGACCCGCGCGGCACGGCCAGTTCCGATCTGGCCGATCTGCATCTGGCCTTGAAGCCGGGCAGCGATGTCGCCCTGTTCAACGGTCTGCTGGCGCATCTGGACAGCGCCGATGCCATCGACCGCGCCTATGTGTTGCGCCATGTCACGGGGCTGGAGGCGGCATTGGAAACCGCCCGTGAGGATGCGGGCGATGTTGCACAGACATGCGGCCTGGACCCCGCCGACATCGCCACCTTCTATGACTGGTTCACCACCACCCCGCGTACCGTGACGGTGTTCAGCCAGGGGGTGAACCAGTCGTCACGCGGCACCGACAAGGTCAACGCCATCATCAATTGTCACCTCGCCACGGGCCGGGTGGGCAAGCCGGGTTCCAGCCCCTTCTCCGTCACCGGGCAGCCCAATGCCATGGGCGGGCGCGAGGTTGGCGGCCTTGCCAATCAGCTGGCCGCCCATATGAACCCCGATGACCCGGCGGATGTGGATCGATTGCGCCGCTTCTGGAACGCGCCGGCGCTGAAGGGCGGGCAGGGGCTGAAGGCTGTGGACATGTTCCGCGCCATCCGGGAAGGCCGCATCAAGGCCCTGTGGATCATGGCCACCAACCCGGCAGTCAGCCTGCCGGAAGCGACCCTTGTCCGCGAGGCCCTGAAAATCTGCCCCACAATCATCGTGTCCGACATTGTCGGCAGCACCGACAGCCTGGATTACGCCCATATCCGCCTGCCGGCCCTGGGCTGGGGCGAGAAGGACGGCACCGTCACCAATTCCGAACGCCGCATTTCCCGCCAACGCCCGTTCCGCGCGGGGCCAGGAGAGGCCAGGGCCGATTGGTGGATCATGTCGAAGGTGGCCGCTGTCATGGGTTATGGCGCCGCCTTTGCCTGGCGCACCGCCGGCGAGATTTTCCGCGAACATGCCATCCTGTCCGGGTTTGAGAATGATGGCTTACGCGCCTTCGACATCGCGACCTGGGGCCGCAAGCGCGAAGCCGATTATGCCGCTATGCAGCCCTTCCAATGGCCGATGCCGGCGGGTGCCACACGCGGGACGGAGCGGATGTATGCCGATGGCCGCTTCACCCACACCAATGGCCGCGCCCGCATGCTGGCGGTGCGGCACATCCCGCCCGTCGAACGTGCCTCCCTGCGCTTCCCCCTGATCGCCAATACGGGGCGGTATCGGGATCAATGGCACACGATGACGCGCACGGGCCTGTCCGCCCGCCTGTCGGCCCATCGCCCGGAACCGCTGCTGGAAATCCACCCGAGCGACGCCCAGACCGCCGACCTTCTGGAGGGCGAGCTGGCCCGCGTCATCAGCTTGCAGGGGGAGGCGGTGCTGCGCGTGGCGATCACCGACGCACAGCGCCCCGGACAGGTCTTTATCCCCATGCACTGGTCCGACACGCTGTCGGCCAGGGGCGGGATCGGTCGCCTGATCGCGCCGCATACCGACCCGGTATCGGGACAGCCGGAAAGCAAGCATGTGCCTGTGCGGGTGGAACGGTTCATCACCGCCTGGGCCGGTCTGTTCTTCACCACCCGCCAGCACGACCTGTCCGCCATCCCCTATTGGGTGCGGCAGGAGGCGGGGGCCTGTCGGATTTATGAACTGGCCGGGGATGACGCCCCTGCCCTGTCCGGCCTGTCGGATTGCGAGGTTTTGGACTTCACCGACCCCGCGCGGGACATCACGCGCCGGGCCTGGGTGAAGGAGGGAAAGCTGGTCGCCGCCCTGTTCCTGGCCCCCGAACGGCCGGAGATTTCGCGCGATTGGCTGTCGGCCCTGTTCGCCAAGCCCACCCTGACGCCGCTGGACCGCGCCCGCCTGCTGGCGGGTCGCGCGCCAGAGACCGAGGCGGCGGATGATGGCCCCATCGTCTGTTCCTGCCACGCGGTGGGCCGCAACCGCATCATGAAGACCGCCGCCTCACGCCCGGCCTGTTCTGTTGCCGATATCGGCAAATTGACCGGGGCCGGCACCGGCTGCGGTTCCTGCCTTCCCGAGATCAAGGAGATCCTGCGCCATGCTGCACCTGTCGTCGCGGCCTGA
- a CDS encoding NAD-dependent succinate-semialdehyde dehydrogenase, translated as MDQMQHPMGLSDTDLLRTKGVIGGAWVGADAGGLLDVRNPATGVLLAQVPMMGAAETGRAIDAAAAALPSWRVLTAQERAKLLMGWHDLMLDAADDLALLLTLEQGKSLAEAKGEIIYGASFIRWFAEEARRSYGDVIPTHKRGSRLITIKQPVGVVGAITPWNFPNAMITRKLGPALAAGCTVVLKPAEATPLSALALAVLAERAGIPAGVINIVTGDPVAIGGALTASPVVRKISFTGSTRVGRLLMAQSAPTVKRLSLELGGNAPFIVFDDADLGPAVAGAMASKYRNSGQTCVCANRLFVEDGIHDAFVAKLTEEVGKLKVGNGCDLGVNQGPLINKAAVEKVEELVADALEKGATLVTGGKRHELGGCFYEPTILTGITGDMRIAHEEIFGPVAAIQRFRGEEEVLRLANDTEFGLAAYFYSRDLGRIWRVAEGLESGMVGVNEGLISTEIAPFGGVKQSGLGREGSSLGLDEYLEVKYISMAVG; from the coding sequence ATGGACCAGATGCAGCACCCGATGGGGCTTTCCGATACCGACCTGCTGCGCACCAAGGGTGTGATCGGCGGGGCCTGGGTGGGTGCCGATGCCGGCGGGTTGCTGGATGTGCGCAACCCGGCCACGGGTGTCCTGCTGGCACAGGTGCCCATGATGGGGGCGGCGGAGACGGGCCGCGCCATCGATGCCGCCGCCGCCGCCCTGCCGTCCTGGCGGGTCCTGACAGCGCAGGAACGGGCAAAGCTGCTGATGGGCTGGCACGATCTGATGCTGGACGCCGCCGATGATCTGGCCCTGCTGCTGACCCTGGAGCAGGGCAAGTCGCTCGCCGAGGCGAAGGGCGAAATCATCTATGGCGCCAGCTTCATCCGCTGGTTTGCGGAAGAGGCCCGCCGGTCCTATGGCGATGTCATCCCCACGCATAAGCGCGGGTCGCGCCTGATCACCATCAAGCAGCCGGTGGGCGTGGTCGGGGCCATCACCCCCTGGAACTTCCCCAATGCCATGATCACGCGCAAGCTGGGGCCGGCCCTTGCGGCGGGCTGTACGGTCGTGCTGAAGCCGGCAGAGGCCACACCCCTGTCGGCGCTGGCGCTGGCGGTGCTGGCCGAGCGGGCGGGCATTCCGGCGGGCGTGATCAACATTGTTACGGGCGATCCGGTGGCCATCGGTGGCGCGCTGACCGCCTCGCCTGTCGTGCGGAAGATCAGCTTCACCGGCTCCACCCGTGTGGGCCGGTTGCTGATGGCGCAGAGTGCGCCGACGGTCAAGCGCCTGTCACTGGAACTGGGCGGCAATGCGCCCTTCATCGTGTTCGATGATGCTGATCTGGGGCCGGCGGTGGCCGGTGCCATGGCGTCCAAGTACCGCAACTCCGGCCAGACCTGTGTGTGCGCCAACCGCCTGTTTGTCGAAGACGGCATCCATGATGCCTTTGTCGCCAAGCTGACAGAGGAAGTTGGCAAGCTGAAGGTCGGCAATGGCTGTGACCTGGGCGTCAACCAGGGCCCGCTGATCAATAAGGCCGCCGTGGAGAAGGTGGAAGAGCTGGTGGCTGACGCCCTGGAGAAGGGGGCGACCTTGGTCACGGGCGGCAAGCGTCATGAACTGGGCGGCTGCTTCTATGAGCCGACGATCCTGACCGGCATCACCGGCGACATGCGCATCGCGCATGAGGAAATCTTCGGCCCCGTCGCCGCCATTCAGCGCTTCCGGGGTGAGGAGGAGGTGCTGCGTCTGGCCAACGATACCGAATTCGGGCTTGCCGCCTATTTCTACAGCCGCGACCTGGGCCGGATCTGGCGTGTGGCCGAAGGTTTGGAAAGCGGCATGGTCGGTGTGAATGAGGGCCTGATCTCCACCGAGATCGCGCCTTTCGGTGGCGTCAAGCAGTCCGGCCTGGGCCGGGAAGGCAGCAGCCTGGGCCTGGATGAGTATCTGGAGGTGAAATATATCTCCATGGCCGTGGGCTGA
- the nirD gene encoding nitrite reductase small subunit NirD: MHRPLEWKDIGPLTDIPVQGARRVDHREGRIAVFRTIDDQVFALRDECPHKKGPLSEGIVHGHAVTCPLHNWVIDLATGFAQGPDEGCTGRIPARLVDGRVELGLVV, encoded by the coding sequence ATGCACCGCCCGCTTGAATGGAAGGATATCGGCCCCCTCACGGACATTCCGGTCCAGGGTGCCCGCCGTGTGGACCATCGGGAAGGCCGCATCGCGGTGTTCCGCACCATCGACGATCAGGTCTTCGCCCTGCGTGATGAATGCCCGCACAAGAAGGGGCCCTTGTCAGAAGGCATCGTGCATGGCCATGCCGTGACCTGCCCCCTGCATAACTGGGTTATCGACCTTGCCACCGGCTTTGCCCAGGGACCCGACGAAGGCTGCACGGGCCGTATCCCCGCGCGGCTGGTCGATGGGCGGGTGGAGCTGGGGCTGGTGGTCTGA